The following proteins come from a genomic window of Metarhizium brunneum chromosome 2, complete sequence:
- the DAL81 gene encoding Transcriptional activator protein DAL81, translated as MAHNSVQRTAPIAIAPKPPRRDPAPQRQDSLCKFEIGPSSVQTGASIESSSLAGSTFAPCQTCRFSGTKCVLSDSEDGCAACQANGSECSFLSSSLASPQSRKRKMNGVLAREASFGKRSSPNISTRKLGNSSLSSTAASSSFLEDMANVGGPTILKRTLGMQNDRFSQYIGLTTDFEPSLINLSAFDPQDESLLSRGTLRKVSDNDTFLMLPDNSTPGYDHVMEDLDAIEAVVSPNGRHLIDLYFRIVHPAFPIIQKHVFLEKYERSHREFSPPILAAVYILAINWWDHSEKLSNLPRPDVRELERLICSTLADAMNRPKLSTIQAGLLLSQRPEGDQWAPTAQLVAIGQELGLHLDCSIWKIPPWEKGLRRRLAWALYMQDKWGALVHGRPSHIFSSNWGVRALTANDFPDVEWDEDDSDEKQDIEKGRLLFTRFVQLSEILAEILETFYTLNSTQNIADAGPQGTQLVLSLAKPVQLKLKEWYSGLPANIRLESYSMTSYSPVSPPSTNRLSSIGYLHLGYFATEITLHRRIIRSLASNPTTVDPYVQHICRSAAKARLISAMDFVNRLTPNHLRSFWFFASKTNFALIGTFGSLLWATSPGREEADWYRRRLGEYRWTLSVSSKPGESKALTQFAISMLDISTGLLKKLPEKPSMSRSGSLADMSAPSGPPSFPGSFSGGGSLMGQFSNIHSADVSSAQSPRSDDSSSDDEMEDSYATPI; from the exons ATGGCTCACAACTCGGTTCAGCGAACGGCTCCCATAGCTATCGCTCCAAAGCCTCCAAGGCGAGACCCAGCACCTCAACGACAAGACAGTTTGTGCAAATTTGAGATTGGTCCCAGTAGTGTTCAAACCGGAGCCTCGATCGAATCTTCTTCACTGGCCGGGTCGACCTTTGCTCCGTGCCAAACTTGTCGGTTTTCTGGAACCAAGTGCGTTTTGAGTGATTCCGAGGACGGCTGCGCCGCCTGTCAAGCCAATGGCTCCGAGTGCTCTTTCCTATCAAGTTCATTAGCGAGCCCTCAGTCTCGCAAGAGGAAAATGAATGGAGTGCTAGCTCGTGAAGCCAGCTTTGGCAAACGAAG CTCACCAAATATTTCTACTCGCAAACTCGGCAATTCTAGCTTATCTAGCACGGCTGCCAGTAGCTCATTTCTGGAAGACATGGCAAATGTGGGTGGGCCAACAATTCTCAAGAGGACTCTTGGCATGCAAAATGATCGATTCAGTCAATACATTGGGCTCACCACTGATTTTGAACCATCGCTCATCAACCTCTCCGCTTTCGATCCGCAGGACGAAAGTCTGTTGTCCAGAGGTACCTTGAGAAAGGTAAGCGACAACGACACCTTTCTGATGCTGCCAGACAACAGTACACCGGGATATGATCATGTGATGGAAGATTTAGATGCCATCGAGGCCGTGGTATCGCCAAATGGGCGTCATTTGATCGACTTGTACTTCCGCATCGTTCATCCAGCGTTTCCAATCATTCAGAAACACGTCTTCTTGGAGAAGTACGAGCGATCCCACCGAGAGTTTTCACCGCCTATCCTGGCTGCAGTATATATTTTAGCCATTAATTGGTGGGATCACAGCGAAAAGCTCTCGAACCTACCTCGTCCTGATGTGCGAGAACTGGAGAGACTCATCTGCAGCACATTAGCAGATGCCATGAACAGACCAAAATTATCCACTATTCAAGCCGGCTTGCTCCTATCCCAACGTCCAGAAGGGGATCAGTGGGCGCCAACAGCTCAGCTTGTAGCTATAGGTCAAGAGCTCGGTTTGCATCTGGATTGTTCAATCTGGAAGATACCTCCTTGGGAGAAGGGATTGAGACGAAGGCTGGCATGGGCACTATACATGCAGGACAAATGGGGCGCCTTGGTACATGGACGGCCGTCCCATATCTTCTCATCCAACTGGGGCGTGCGAGCTTTGACTGCCAACGACTTTCCAGATGTTGAATGGGATGAGGACGACTCAGATGAGAAACAAGACATTGAGAAGGGCCGGCTCTTGTTTACTCGTTTTGTTCAGCTGTCTGAGATCCTGGCAGAGATCCTCGAGACATTCTACACTTTGAACTCGACACAGAACATCGCCGATGCCGGCCCTCAAGGCACTCAGCTTGTTTTGTCCCTTGCCAAACCGGTTCAGCTGAAACTTAAGGAATGGTATAGCGGTCTGCCGGCAAATATTCGTCTCGAATCCTACTCTATGACGAGTTATTCCCCCGTTTCGCCACCCTCGACGAACAGACTATCGAGCATTGGATATCTCCACCTGGGGTATTTTGCCACGGAAATCACACTACACCGTAGAATTATCCGTTCACTGGCATCAAATCCAACCACCGTGGATCCTTATGTCCAGCATATTTGTCGAAGCGCAGCAAAAGCCCGTCTCATCTCGGCCATGGACTTTGTCAATCGGCTGACCCCGAACCACTTGCGTTCGTTCTGGTTTTTTGCATCCAAGACTAACTTTGCACTGATCGGAACATTTGGCTCCCTGTTGTGGGCAACGTCTCCAGGTCGCGAAGAAGCCGATTGGTACCGTCGTCGCTTAGGGGAGTATCGATGGACTCTCTCAGTGAGTTCTAAACCCGGCGAGAGCAAAGCCCTGACGCAATTCGCGATATCCATGCTAGATATCTCGACCGGGTTGTTGAAGAAGTTACCGGAAAAGCCATCCATGAGTCGGAGTGGGAGCTTAGCCGACATGTCAGCGCCATCCGGCCCGCCCTCATTTCCGGGATCGTTctctggcggcggcagcctgATGGGCCAGTTCAGCAACATTCACAGCGCTGATGTGAGCAGCGCACAAAGTCCCCGAAGTGACGATTCaagcagcgacgacgaaatgGAAGACAGCTATGCGACCCCGATATGA
- the TYR gene encoding Tyrosinase — protein sequence MLVKSATALLAIGLAPLLASAQFSITGAPVAANGNVPLRRNVNDLYSEGGPQWDLYIQALASLQSMNASDPLGYFQVSGIHGLPFIEWNRGGARNNNGWGGYCPHGEALFLPWHRPFVLLFEQLLVEHAAGIASQYPARYRDQYVAAANNLRSPYWDWSSDSNVPPCTVPERVFVNVPNGQNLGRIEIKNPLSTYNYPREALDGQFGYFTQSRQMVRCPAPERYPDTASQELQDYRLKQATYDVFSTANNFYQFAVRGRVHHLEELHNDVHYSAACRGDFFDASLSGFEPLFMLHHTQVDRLWAYWQFINPSQASFSGRYRGQSRFSTPEGTIIDQNSPLQPFFDSKRKYYTPKSVSSIKGMGYTYEGLEHWRKSPAQLRQDSVQIINSLYAPASAFAKRGGPQTKTRHFAHVELDRAQVERPCSIKVFVGGKQASTIPVMLFPANGNLRSSLAIDKFLTKGSSSNGTLESIEHLIQVEISKSDGTVIPLDKVDSLNITLEQASITPAASRNEFPKITDAKEHAAKIQAYSKS from the exons CCAATG GGATCTCTACATCCAGGCGCTCGCTTCACTCCAGTCGATGAACGCATCCGACCCTCTTGGCTACTTCCAGGTCTCTG GCATTCATGGCTTACCATTTATCGAATGGAACCGTGGAGGGGCACGCAACAATAACGGCTGGGGAGGGTATTGCCCTCACGGT GAAGCTCTCTTTCTGCCCTGGCACCGCCCATTCGTCTTGCTTTTCGAACAGCTCCTGGTCGAGCACGCTGCTGGAATTGCTTCCCAATACCCTGCAAGATACCGTGACCAATatgtggcggcggcaaataACCTTCGCTCACCATATTGGGACTGGTCTTCTGATTCCAACGTTCCGCCCTGCACTGTGCCGGAAAGAGTATTTGTCAACGTTCCAAACGGCCAGAACCTGGGGCGTATTGAGATCAAGAACCCATTATCAACGTATAACTACCCAAGAGAAGCTCTAGACGGCCAATTTGGATATTTTACTCAATCACGCCAGATGGTGAGGTGTCCTGCCCCGGAACGATACCCTGACACGGCAAGTCAAGAACTGCAAGACTACAGACTGAAGCAGGCTACC TACGATGTATTCAGCACCGCGAATAACTTTTACCAGTTTGCCGTCAGGGGCAGAGTACATCATCTCGAAGAGTTGCACAACGATGTTCATTACTCGGCCGCCTGCAGGGGCGACTTCTTCGATGCTTCTCTGAGCGGTTTCGAGCCCTTGTT CATGCTTCACCACACTCAAGTTGATCGCCTCTGGGCCTACTGGCAATTCATCAATCCCTCCCAGGCGAGTTTCAGCGGCAGGTACAGAGGCCAATCGCGTTTCTCAACTCCAGAGGGGACCATAATCGACCAGAACTCACCTCTACAGCCATTTTTTGACAGCAAACGCAAATACTACACTCCAAAGTCAGTCTCTAGCATCAAGGGAATGGGGTATACATACGAGGGACTCGAGCATTGGCGCAAGTCTCCGGCGCAGCTCCGACAAGATTCCGTGCAGATTATCAACTCCCTCTATGCACCAGCTTCGGCCTTTGCCAAGCGCGGTGGCCCACAAACCAAGACTCGGCATTTCGCTCATGTCGAGCTTGACAGAGCCCAGGTTGAGCGTCCTTGCTCCATCAAAGTCTTCGTTGGTGGGAAGCAAGCCAGCACCATTCCTGTTATGCTCTTTCCGGCCAACGGAAACTTGCGTAGCAGTCTGGCTATTGACAAGTTTCTTACCAAGGGGTCCTCGTCGAACGGGACCCTAGAATCCATCGAACACCTTATTCAGGTAGAGATTAGCAAGTCCGATGGGACTGTGATTCCTCTGGATAAGGTCGACAGCCTTAATATTACGCTTGAACAAGCTTCCATTACTCCTGCGGCGTCGCGCAACGAGTTTCCTAAAATCACTGACGCGAAGGAACACGCTGCCAAGATCCAGGCTTACTCAAAGAGCTGA